The following is a genomic window from Meriones unguiculatus strain TT.TT164.6M chromosome 7, Bangor_MerUng_6.1, whole genome shotgun sequence.
AGTCGAGGCTGGCTAGTCAGTGACCCTCATGGGGTCTACTCGTTGTCTGGACTTCTCAGCACAGGGATTACAAACATGTACCCCACCCCCAAAGTTTCCAAAGCTTTTTACATGTTGCTCAAGATCACATTTAGGCCCTCATGCTAACCCCGCACCAGGCTGGCCCTGCAAGCACTTTGTCAAattgagccatcatctctccagcctgctgatCAGATTAATAAAGAGCTTGAGACGTGGTGTCAGGAGAGCCAAGGTGTGGCAGGGCTGGGGGTGGCCACATCACCTCCATTCCAGGGCAGACTCAGAGAGACAGTGATGGAAACTGGCAGCAGTTAGTGGTTCGGGGCAGACTGCAAGTACGACCTGCCAAAGGGCCAATGTATCCTAGACACCTCTGTCCAGGAACTTTTCTCTGGGTGAAGGGCTGATATAAGTAAGaccaggaggaaagagaaagagacacgAAGGTCAGTCCCAGGGCTGTATTTGCACCCAAGCAGAGAAAGAATGCGTACATTTTCTGGGTTCTCAAGCTTAGGCATAGTGGCTCAAGAAGTCTGATTCAAAGATGACCATGTCCAGAAACAGCTCCAGATTAGCCAGCTTGCCGAGTCCCTCAGCTCAGTTAAGTtgacaaagaaaataaaccatCATGAGTATGAGAAAAGGGACCAGAATGATGGAGGAAGATTTGATAGAGAAACTTTCTCCTGTAGTAACTCACATATGCTGGCCCAAGACAGTGGGCTCTCCCAAAACTCACCCAACCCAGCCAAAGCCCTTGGCTCCAGGCTCAGCTCTCCTGATCCTGTGTTCTCCCGCACCTCGGCCTGTTCTGCAGTCCACTTTTCCTCATTGGGAGAAACTTCGTAATCAAGTTGCTCTGACTCTTAAAAAAGGCAGCTTCCCCAAACTAAACCTCTCAGTGGTCTTATTGTAAAATGATCCTAGAAGCAGGGTCAGGCATGGCTGGATCTGGGTTCTAGGCAGGCATAGGAGTGGCAGAGGGCCAGGAGCTAGGATTCGTTCTGCCTCAATCAGATTCCGAGAGGTGTTGGGAAGAGGCCCGTACCCTCGGCCCCCATCCAgccagctgctgcctctgcagGAGAAGGGGAGGGCAGTGTCTATCAAGAATGTCCTTTTAATGTTCTGACAGCTGGGGCAGACAGCACCGTCTGAGGAGGTCATAATGCTGCCAGGCGGGGCAGGGAGGATGTCCTCCGCACAGTGGCTGTGACCTAAGGCTTCCTcatttcatggcctctgcttatCAACACCTCTTCAAACAGGCACGTTCAAGAAGCTCACGGCCGTGGGCCCCGTCACTTGAAACAAACTGCTTTTCTCACCTTCACGGCCCTACTGCTTTTCTCACCTGGAAGTTTGTCCTCTGACTGGCCGGTCTCTGTCCTTGACCTCACGCCTGAGGTGATGTCACAGCACAACAGCTCTGCTGTTCCCATGACAACGGCCTCTCATAGTTAACCAGCCAGGGCAGACAGGACTGCTGGCAGAAGTGGGAGGATTCCAGCTCACCTGGGTCAGTGGTCCCTGAGGCCCCACGTGGACCACCTTAGGACAAAATTGTGGTGTCTGGCCCTTCTCCTCTGGGAGGGGGGTTCTTTTTGTGCCCCTGGTGTGGGGGGGCATGTGTCTGGGCCACATGTTCTGATACAGATTTAAAAGTCCATCTTATAAAGAGGGTGGGGGTCGAGGAGACTGTAGCTGCTTTAGGAGGTGTCGGGGGTCATTAACAGAACAAGAGAAGCAGCTGGGCGCCCCTGACTGGGCTAGGAGCTTGGAAAGCAGGTGATGAGCAGCACCCCTATATTTAGTAAGGCACCAGTTGGATCAGCTGCAAGTGCCCCTCCTGGTTGGTGGAAGCCGGGAtcctgaggtcagaggtcagcttgctACAAGGTCTGTCTTGGGAAATCCAAGCTTGTTCCTCATCCCGTCAGCTGGCTGCCCTGCTTTCTTAACTTGGTAGAGCCCACCCCGCCCAGGGGGAGCATGGGAAGATGGCCAAATGTTAGTAAGAAGCCCCACCCCCAGGATCTGGGTGAAAaccagcctgtgtgtgtgtgtgtgtgtgtgtgtgtgtgtgtgtgtgtgtgtgtctcgtAGAGAATGGTTTTTAGAAGCTAGAACTCAAGAGAAATGGGGTTAAAACATTTCTGATGTTTATTTCACCTGGGCATGGCTTGGATGCCTCCAGTGATGGGTGTCTCACTACCCGCCCGATGATTTCGAGACAGCCCTGTACAAAGTGCTTCCTTTCACCAGGCCAACCTTTGCCTCCCTGTAATGTGTCCTCGATAGCCTGGCCCAGTCATCTGGAGACACACACAGTAAGTACAACCCTCACCCACCCCCATGACTTGCCTCACATTGGGGTGGTCCTCACGGTATGGGAGAGGCTGCCGTCACCCCCTTCACAGATGAGGGACTGAGGCAGCACGGTTCAGCACCTTTCTCTGGGTGCACAACATGCCCCCCGCACTCCTCCAGCCCTCCAGACACCGCTGGCTTTTGTCCTTGTCCTTCTCAGGGCATTGCTGGCATCCCTTCTCcctgtcctctttcctcctttcccagaACCCTCTGGGAAGAAAGTCTTTACATGTCTGGCCAGCTCACCTCAGCTCCTGTCCATTTCCCACTATCCAGTGTATTCCTAACCATTTCAACGCTTAAATTgtgcttttcttcctcccccaccccctgagacagggtttctctgtgtagtcctggccatcctgaaactcactctgtagaccaggccagcttcCAATTcagagatcctgctgcctctgcctccggagtgctgggactaaagagcTGAGCCACCGGGCGTGGCTCTCAGTatgcttttcatttgtttgctggGTTTGTGTATGCCACATCAAGTTTCTTCCTCCCTTGCCTTCTACCAtatattctgagacagggtctctcactaagaGCTCTTTGGAgacactggctggccagtgagctccaagaATCCAGTCCCTGCCTTCCtacactgggatcacaggcatgagctGCTGGGCCCAGCgattttacatgggtgctggaggtctgtttccaggtcctcatgtttacatAGCAAgagctttactgactgagccatctcctcagcccgtCAGTGTGCCTTTAAAACAATTATCTTGTAACCTTGTCACATGGCTATCCACAGACCCACGTCTGCCCAACAGCTTTTGGACCCTGACTATTGCCTTTACTGTAGATGTTGGCTGAGCTCCCTTTGAGCCGGGTGCCATTCTCACTGACGGGGGCCATCTTACCTGCTGCTAGGGCAAACTGGCTGTGGAGACAGGGTGCAGTGGCCCTATCGCTGCACTGTCCCTCTTTTCCTGTGGGCCCAGGCTATCCAGGCCATCCACCACAGGGTTCAGTCCTTCTCTGACTACAGATAGAAATTAAACTGGTGCTTTGGGTGGCCATGTGGCTCCCAGCCACAGGCCGTGCTTTGGTCCCCCAAACCTCCATGTTCTCAATTGCTGGATTTGGTGAGATTTGTATGTGTTCCTGTTCGTTTTGCCTGGGAATCCAAGCTGTTGAAAAGTCTTGTGATCTAggcctgatggcactggaggggcataggcaggaggaccacaagcCGTAGGCTGGCCTATGGTGAAACCCAATTTCAAAAAAGCCACACAAGAGTGGTCCAAGCCGGAGCCTTGCAGCTGATTACCTGTCTTCCTTGGAATCATCAGTACCCTGTGAGTGTTGTGTTTCAGGGTGCGTGAGCTTGGAGTCAGATGGCACCGGCCAGGCCCGCCGGCCCCTGTGCTCCTGTTTGCTCTTAGGTCGGATTCAGTTGTTGCACATACACTCCTGtggtgccaggccacagaagtttaAGTGGACAGGTCGCTGTCACGGAAACGGGGGACAGTTACAGCCAGTTAGGAGAATGCAGGCAGCTATGCAGAGTTGACTGACATTTGGGAGTCAGTTTAAGAAAACCTTGTTCTGTGTACCTTAAGAGCCCTTGGGGGTCCCCTGTATTGTCCCAAAGaacgaaaaagaaaacacagagcatTGCCAGGTGAAGGGTGAACTGTGTGTGCCATGTGCCAGGCACTCTTGTGAGACAGTGTCAGAGAGCTTGCATAAGAGTGCAAGGCTGAGCTGCATAGAAGGGCTCCCTCCGGCTGAGGTCACTAAGCCTTAACTGTCTGTGTATGCTTCAAAAACAGTGCTGGTGTCTGAGTCCTGAGTGTACAAGCCATTGAAGAGCCACTGTTGTGGAGTggcggggaggggcggggcaGGAGTCTGCAGATACAGATGGAGAACCCACATGGGCACAGTTAAGGCTCTGGGCAGCAGTGGGCCCTGGGGCAGGAGCCAGCAGGAGCTGACGGGCAGCATGGCCTGACCCTGCTGCCATCCCACAGGCTGAGATTGGACCTCCCTAGCGTGGAGCCCTGAAAATTGCTAGTGTTTCAGGGGTGCGATGCTGCTGCCTGCGGATGGTATTGGAGAATGGCTGGCGAGGACAGCGGTGGGGGGTTAGAGGTTGCCTCGGGTGTACTGTACTGAGGAGGTTGCAGGCAGAGAGGTGCAGGGGTGGGAGATGGGGAGCCTGTAAGCAGTCCTACAGGCTCAGCTGCTGTTGGGGGGAAGGAGTGAGAGCTACGTGTTGAGAGGGAGCAGGTGGAACATCTGGGGAACCCAGCGGCCCAACTGTAGCCTGGGTAAATACCCAGAATGCACGCTGGCTGGACTCAAGCCTCAGCGGCAACCAGAAGACAGGCCCAGCCGAGACCACAGCTGATGCGCCTCCTGGAAGTAGCCTCCAGCCCTGGCCCCCGTCTGCGGGTTAGGAAGCTAGATGAGGGTCTTCCTGCTGAGATTTGAGACCTTGGCACTTGCTGGGTCAGGGCTGGATGGCCTTAGGCAAGTTACTTCTCTGCTCTGCATCATGGTGCACCTCCAGACAGACGAGGGGATGTGTGTGAAGCCTGGGAGTGACAGGAAGTCCACCTGCTCTGTGGCCAGCCTGGCTTTGTGGTTATCTTTGCTGAGTCCACCCAGCTAGCCCCACTTGGCTCTGTCTTCACAACTACCGCCTGGCTAGGGCTAAGCGTCTGTATAAGAGCACACGCTTCTGGGATGCCCCTGGTATCCCTAGAGGTGGTAGCACTCACTGGTGCTGACCTGTGTCTGGGGAGGGCAGTGGCATCTGCTGTGCTCATTGTCTAGTGAATGTTCAGGTCACAGTGATGGTCAACCACAGTGGGTTTATCCCTGTGGGCACCATGTACCTGGCAGCAGGGGCGTGTGGCAGCAAGGTCACAACAGACCCCAGCAAGTAGAGGGTCTGGTGGCCGCTATCTGGCTGTGTGACTTTCCTCGTGGACAGACCTGGGCATCTACGTGAGGTGGACACCAGGATGACATTCTGCCCTAGTGAGGCAGAACCCACACAGGTCAGCTGCCGGACCCCATAGCCTGCTTCTTGGACCTGGCTGGCGTGAGCCCATTTTCTGGCTCCTTGTGTGGCTTCTAACCGTATGGCTCTGGACCCTGATTTCACAGGGGCAGGCACTAGACATTTCCTCTACCCAAATGCTCAAAGGCACGGGGATGTCCTttgaggtggggggtggggctgagGGTCTTCCTGTTTGGCTCAGGTGTATGTGCTACTGGTGGCTGTGGATGACATTTGGTGTCATGCTGGTGAGGACATCATGTGAGCAGGCGCCTCTCCTCAGCAATCTCAAGCTCAGCGGGGATCCTCCCCAAGTCAGAGTGAAACCCTCTGGTCACAAGatagaatgggggaggggcacaggaaaaaggagaaagacactgAAGACATGGCTGGGACTCGCCGTGGGGACACGTGTTCCTAAACTGTGGCGTTAGCTATAATTTCCCCAACTTTAGCCCAAAGATTTCTCCATGAGGATGACAGTTACTGCCTGAGATGGGGACACTTCTGGGTGGCAGAGATGCGGCAGGTCTCAGAGATTGTCACCTGTGAGAAAGGATGGGAACCACCGGcttcaggctcagaaaagactttACAACTTTGGAGGGATTGGTATCATCAGAGAGACAGCCACAATAACACAGTTGTGACCATCTGTAGCAACAGCCCTGTGGCTATTCCCCGTGTGGGTAAGCTTGGACCTCTGTGTGAGAGGCACGTTCACACGCACTGCCCTGGGGTCTGAATTACTCTTTCCTCTGAGCTTCCATTTGTCCTGGCTACAGACATATCTGTGCTCATTCCCAGTCACTCAGCAAGTCTATGGCCAGACAGAGCACCTTGCCCTGTTTCACACGCCCGCCATCAGGGTGCAGAGTTTGTGTCCCTGCCTCCTCCTGATCCACAGCCATTCTTGAGTGTGTGAGGCAGACACACTGCAGCTCCAGCCTGCCTTTCTCTGGTGAACATGGCCCTCAACCATCTTCTCATGTGCTGTCTTAGCCATGCATCTGTCTTCTTTGGTGaactgtgtctttttctttaaaaaaatatttttaattatgttgtaGTTGGGATGgaaggggtggggatggggatgggtggtgggggtggggtgagatgGGGGAATGAGTGTGTAGTTGATGGGTGTAGGGGCAGGGCCATGggatgtgcacatgagtgtgacacccatggaggccagaggtgtcagatcccttggaactagagttacaggctaCTGTGAGCCATGCCAGTGTGAGGGCTGGGaggtgaacccaggtcctctggaaggtgCTATGCCACCTCTCCGGTTCtctttgtgtctttttaaaaaacattgatTACATGATTTTTTGTGTGCATATCCTGGTCGAAACATGTGTAGGAGGGAGAGGACAGCTTCCAGCTGCTGGTTCCTCCTTCACAGGaccctggggactgaactcaagtcacCAGGCCTGCAcggctttacctgctgagccgtctggCTGGCCTCTGTTCTTTAGCCAGTTTTACAGTCAGCTTGTCTTCTCGTGGCGTTGTGTAAGTGTTAAGGACTGGAGTCACTCACAGCATCTGTTGTCTTGAACGTTTGGCATCTGCAGACGCTCAGAATTTCCCTCCGACGGCATTCATCTGTCTGCAGAAGCACAGGCTTTCCTTCTGACGGCATtcgtctgtctgtttctcttttagcTGTTTGGTTTTTCCTATTACATCTAAGACATCTTCGCCTAATCAGGGCCATGAGTATATATACAGGTTTCCTTCTAAACGCTAATAGTTTTAGACCTGACAATAGGTCTATAAAGGATCAACTGTgagttgatatattttttttaatatggtgtgAACAAGGGTCTGGGTTCCTCCTCTTTGAGTGTGGGTACCTAACTGTCAGAGAAccattttgttaaaaacaaaaaacccaaggggTGGGGGAGAACAGGATTCTTTTCCATCCTGGATTGCCGTTCCTTTGAAAGAAAACCTCAGTTCCTGAGGTGAGGGTCCTGACTTCCTCTGGTGCTCTCCTTTTGGCCGCCATGCTGGTTGGTAGGCTGGTAGGTGTAATAGCTGCTGCTGTTTTAAGAACATGGTTCTAATTGCCTGGTGTGGCGCAAGGAGCTCTTGCAAGGACATATGCATCCACATCAGCGATGGTGTGACTAGCAGTGGCTGGTCAAAGGCCTTGGTGGTCTACCCCGTCAGAGAGGGCCTGCTGACCTCTTTCTAGGTATGTAATCTGGCTCCAGTGTTCCCCTGGctccttgcctcagcttccccatctGTGAACCTTGGGTGGTAATAGCACTTTTCCTCCCAGGgctgttcaggaaaaaaaaaaaaatctgtgctgtAAATGGCTGTACATGCCTACAAGCTCAGCCCTCCAGGGgttgagacaggaagattccaagttccagaccaacctgggtaCTTAGGGCGAGCCCCAGCTCAAAAAAGGAAACCAGCACGATGGCTGCCTGGTGCACAGAGGAGCCTGAACTGTGACGTTAGCAGTATGGGACATGCTGAGCTGCTTTCTGATGGCTGTGGCTGACACTGGCTTaagctgctcagcctgcttctgtTCGGACTGAAGGAAAGGGCAGTTGGGGGCTCTCCTTGCAGGTGTGACTCTATCCCCTTGAGAAGCGCAGCTTCTCTAGGAAGGTCTGGGCaatgctcaggcccttctggtgTCACAGAGATACCCAGCCCCCTGATAATATCAGTGGCAAGCTGAGCTTTGTGAGGTAGCATAatgcctcctcctctctgtctgGTGTGTATGAGATCTGTGAAGCAAGCACGGGCTCCCTCCCACACACCTGCCTGCTTATGTACCCTGTTCTTATAGACAGGCACACAGACGTGTATGTGGCTGCATCTCTGTGTGGTTTTTACTGATTTCATGTGGCAagaatgcatgtatgtacatacccCTTCATGCACACCCCTGCTCTTAGACAGACAGGTATGTGACACAGATGTAACTCATAAGCATGCATCCGTATACACAGGCCCCTGCGTACACCCTGCCTGCAGCTTCTTCTGCCCCTTCATCCTTCACCTACAAGCAGCTCTGTCAGCACAGGCCAGGCTACCCTGCTCTTATTCCCACCTATCCTTCCCCTGGTTTGTTCTCAGCTGCTCCTTTGTGGactgccccccacacacacacctaagtcCTAACCTTGCCTCCTGGGGTGCAGGGTTCTTAGTCGCGGGGCCACCCTGTGCCTTTCTGGATGTTTAGTAGCATCCCTGGCTTGTCCCCAGCTGCAGATTGCAATGTAGCACCGCCTATGATGTGATGACAAAAATCATCTCCAGACATTACCAGATGCCCTCTGCAGTCATACCCTGTGAAACATGCATACCAGGAGTCAGGGAGAGGGTGCCAGTGGGCAGAGGTGGGGGACAGATCTGGTGGTCGTGTTTTTTAGTGTATCCCACGCTGAGAGTCCCATGTACACTTGTCTCCGAGGCCTTGCCCACTTTTCCCTCCAGCTGTCCGAAGTGGCCCGTGCCCTCCTGGCTTTGTAGGTTTGCCTTGAATCTCTCGCCTTTCTGTGGGTGCCCCAGGCCCTGCAGCTTCTGCTGCTGGCCACAGCCGCCTTTGCTTACAAGTGTGTCTGCAAAACTCACAGAAATGCAGAGAGACACGGAGCAAGCATCCCTGCCAAGTTCCTCCTCTGAGGAAGGCTTGGTTTTGAGGCAGAAGCCCACGACGATGCAAGTCCGGGACAAGGGCGACGTCACCCTGCAGCAGTGGAAAGAGCAGCAGCTGCAACGCCTGGCTGAAGAGCTGAAGGCAGAGTGGCAGGGGGCCCGGCTGCACGAGGTCAGAGACATGGAGCGCCTCTACGTAGCCCATCTGTTGGATGAAGCAACAGGGAGGGCCCTGGGACACGACCTCAACTCGGACGAACTCTACCAGAGAAGAACAGCAAGACATATGAGGGCTAAGGAGAGAAGCAGAGCAGCCTTTAGAGGGGAGAAGGGCCGCAGGGAAGAGCACCCCAGGCACCACCACAAGTCTCGGAAAAAAGCAACGTGCTCACAGAGACGGGGTTCTACCAAAGCCCGGCGCCCAAACTCCAGTGAGAAGGGTAAAGGGAAGCGGGTATCTTCAAGTAAGAGCAACGGTGGCTACCAGCCCTTGGGCCCTCGGGCCAGCAGAGCGGCAGACCTGGCAAAGCTCAACCCACTATTAAGTAGTGCTGAGGAAATTGAGTGCATGGAGGAAGTACAGAAGGAAATATCCCGGGAGGGGAGGCGACTCATAGGAAGGGAAACATCACGCTTTACTCAGATCATAAACTACAACTCCAAGGACCGGTATCTGAGGGACAAAACACCTGACCTGGAAGAGCCCCTCAGCTCCACCTTCAAGCAGGAGGCCACACCCCAGGTGTCTCAATGCAAATGCGGCGGTAAGAATCAGTGGCACAAAGAGATTGAGTCTGCCTTCGAAGAATTGTTTAACACAAACAG
Proteins encoded in this region:
- the Cep295nl gene encoding protein DDC8 homolog gives rise to the protein MTKIISRHYQMPSAVIPCETCIPGVRERVPVGRGGGQIWWSCFLVYPTLRVPCTLVSEALPTFPSSCPKWPVPSWLCRFALNLSPFCGCPRPCSFCCWPQPPLLTSVSAKLTEMQRDTEQASLPSSSSEEGLVLRQKPTTMQVRDKGDVTLQQWKEQQLQRLAEELKAEWQGARLHEVRDMERLYVAHLLDEATGRALGHDLNSDELYQRRTARHMRAKERSRAAFRGEKGRREEHPRHHHKSRKKATCSQRRGSTKARRPNSSEKGKGKRVSSSKSNGGYQPLGPRASRAADLAKLNPLLSSAEEIECMEEVQKEISREGRRLIGRETSRFTQIINYNSKDRYLRDKTPDLEEPLSSTFKQEATPQVSQCKCGGKNQWHKEIESAFEELFNTNRKLKKQLNLHLVQRLKANWNPDEQQSYLDTQGENSDTLKEERAVETETVDSGSPVEPKVRETWSKNSLKELLSEVEYPRYQQMAKYPLKSESMMVPVPKAEPPGEQDDLFSGSPLSEQEPPKPAEVEEKPVDSVASWIALRRKKAELEQRRQKTLLEMTEHPDMSLEIHYHPELEEERRERRRMRLAILKSYSTGAQPPGSNHNISLDSCLLDEEKQNQMIHDLQQHILEQSNLHKQFLEKARKRLQEFQKTF